In the Gracilinanus agilis isolate LMUSP501 unplaced genomic scaffold, AgileGrace unplaced_scaffold59179, whole genome shotgun sequence genome, CCAGAGGACTGATTTCAAATGTTCTCTCCATGATTAAAGCCTATGAAATTTCAAACAAGTCACTGAAATGGCTTGACTACCATTTTCCTTGCAAGCTAAGCTTTGAGACAGGAtttcctcggttcaaatctggccacagacaattcctagctctttgactttgggcaaaccaTTTGACCTTCATTTGCTTCTTCTAGATACTTTTCTATCTTGGAAGCTATCCTTTGtattgtttctaaaaaaaaagttaagttttttttagaaaaagtattTTTGCCTATCTACCCTTTCTTAGCCCAGTCAGAACTATGacctgtttatatatatattctcaataTGACCATAACACAATGGTTTTCATTAAATTACAATTTTATTGAAATGTGACTAAAGACAATGTACAGAGTTATAATTTCTGTTGTTATCAAGCACTTCTTCCAGAGTATGGGAATTTCTATTTTCATGCACACTGAGGTCCATATAGAATCAGTGATAAATTTGGACTTCACTGAGGGTGAGATTCACTGGTGGAAAGAGAGAGCTGGAAAGAAGTTGAATCCCTATCTATGTCTTAGGAGGTtataataactatattttaaaacttcaatGAATTCAGTGATCCTATCATCAAAGATTGTCTTTTTTTGTGGATAACAGAATAATGACTGCGGAGTGTAAAATAAGTTGTACAAGTTCTAAAGTATAAGCAGAGGGAGTAATCCAATTCTTTGGATCCAATTTGGGCCTCTTTCCATTAAATCATATTACTTCCTTAATTTTGATCAAGGGTAAAGTAATGTAATGGAGgagaaaagatggaggaaaataatgaaaagaacccATTCAATTCATTCCTGAGACAGTTTGAAAGTAAGTAAACTTTTCCTCAACCTTGTATGGAAATTTCCCAATGTCTAACATTTTAGCCACCACTTTTTGACCTGGAACATCCTGAGGAATGCCTGCTTCAGCTTCTGATTTTCCAGGATTAAAATGAAAGTTTGAATAGAGGGGTAAATTATGAAAATTGGTGACCAAATCATCTCTGACATCTTGGTGGTTAGAAAGAAATAAGTAGACTTAGCAAGAAAGAAGGCCAGGAGGTATCCAATGAAGAGTATGAAAGAGGAGAGGATAACTTTGGTAGCTCTCACATGGGCCATGGTGCTCAGGTCCCTCGTGCCAATGGAATGATGTTTCATGTGCCTGGTATGTCTCACCAGGGAGAGAATGAGCAGAACAGATGAGGTCAGGGACATGGAGAGTGGAATGAGTGACCAGAGAGTACCAAGAAAATTCAACAGataataatgagttcttattctTTTGTCTTCTTCAGTGTAATTTCCTGAGAGTTTTATTTCACTCGTATAAGATGAAATGTGGTATTTTAGAATCAGTGCCAAAATAGTGAAGGAATAGAACACAGATCCCACAAGAATCCGGACAACCACATGAGAAACCCTCCTCTTGAGCCAGAGGAAGGCCTGGTTGGAGAAGTTGGCAATCTTCAGGCAGtagaggacactgaggcaggtGGTTAGGCAGATGCTTAAGTTGTTGGTAAACCACCAGAAAATATCGAGAAATTTCACATATAAACCTACATGAAATAAATGAGGATAAAAA is a window encoding:
- the LOC123256460 gene encoding taste receptor type 2 member 3-like, translated to MPSLSELVAFVVISIMFFLGAWINGFIVLLQCITWVRNRKISFSDFIILNLALSRIILQGLPMAGVVFMVFYPHLFHVGLYVKFLDIFWWFTNNLSICLTTCLSVLYCLKIANFSNQAFLWLKRRVSHVVVRILVGSVFYSFTILALILKYHISSYTSEIKLSGNYTEEDKRIRTHYYLLNFLGTLWSLIPLSMSLTSSVLLILSLVRHTRHMKHHSIGTRDLSTMAHVRATKVILSSFILFIGYLLAFFLAKSTYFFLTTKMSEMIWSPIFIIYPSIQTFILILENQKLKQAFLRMFQVKKWWLKC